A part of Primulina eburnea isolate SZY01 chromosome 10, ASM2296580v1, whole genome shotgun sequence genomic DNA contains:
- the LOC140803232 gene encoding myb-related protein 306-like, whose protein sequence is MGRPPCCFKIGVKKGPWTPEEDIILVSYIQEHGPGNWRAVPTNTGLLRCSKSCRLRWTNYLRPGIKRGNFTEHEEKTIVHLQALLGNRWAAIASYLPLRTDNDIKNYWNTHLRKKLGKIQGEDENGESDKNGKSSSSHSITKGQWERRLQTDIHMAKQALCEALSLDKSGTNSSTGLNLFPKPLSIDRSDSNSSIDSKLFENSSQAYEQPIQTSTYASSAENIARWLKDWMKKSPKSSSESTSFNNPSVGSSFSPSEATFISLNSANSDVSQSISVEDEAKFKTANFTPETVAIRDQVRPNLENQMPFSLLEKWLLDDAAAQGQDGDFMDIAAFREAADLF, encoded by the exons ATGGGGAGGCCACCTTGTTGTTTCAAAATTGGCGTGAAGAAAGGGCCCTGGACTCCTGAAGAAGATATCATTTTAGTTTCTTATATTCAAGAACATGGCCCTGGAAATTGGAGAGCTGTTCCCACCAATACAG GCTTgctcagatgcagcaagagttGCCGTCTCAGGTGGACGAATTACCTCCGGCCGGGCATCAAACGTGGCAACTTCACCGAACATGAAGAAAAGACGATTGTTCATCTTCAAGCCCTTCTTGGCAATCG GTGGGCTGCCATAGCTTCATACCTTCCCCTGAGAACTGACAATGACATCAAGAACTATTGGAACACTCACTTAAGGAAGAAActaggaaagattcaaggagaaGATGAAAATGGGGAAAGTGACAAAAATGGGAAGTCATCGAGTTCTCATTCGATCACAAAGGGCCAGTGGGAGAGGAGGCTTCAAACAGACATTCACATGGCCAAACAAGCCTTGTGTGAGGCTCTCTCACTCGATAAATCCGGCACCAATTCGTCCACTGGTTTGAATCTCTTCCCTAAGCCTCTGTCCATCGATAGATCGGATTCGAATTCATCGATTGACTCGAAGCTTTTCGAAAACTCTTCCCAAGCCTATGAACAGCCGATCCAAACATCCACATATGCATCAAGCGCCGAGAACATAGCGCGTTGGCTCAAAGATTGGATGAAGAAATCCCCGAAGTCCTCATCTGAGAGTACTTCCTTTAACAACCCCTCAGTGGGGTCTAGTTTCAGCCCGAGTGAAGCGACTTTCATCAGTTTGAACTCCGCGAATTCAGATGTTTCGCAATCGATTTCGGTGGAGGATGAAGCCAAGTTCAAGACCGCTAACTTCACTCCTGAAACTGTGGCGATCAGAGATCAGGTTAGGCCCAACTTGGAGAATCAAATGCCCTTTAGTTTACTGGAGAAATGGCTCCTAGATGATGCAGCTGCACAAGGCCAGGATGGGGACTTCATGGACATAGCGGCCTTTAGGGAAGCTGCCGATTTGTTCTGA
- the LOC140802814 gene encoding uncharacterized protein: MNRVFEKQLGRNIEVYVDDILGKSWEVSCFIVDLEETFATLRRYDIKINPAKCIFGKKSVLIREEGSDQKHVYYCSHSLRGPEIQYSEVEKIALALIILLTNSPLGRIMTHSEVSGRMIKWTLELGEYDIQYRPRTSIKAQALSDFLSEMIQPDEDEYEDVLVGIRAAWEIGASRIILYSDSQLVTQQIKCVYEAKDDRMFKYLKLISQAESFVGWSIEQIPRGENGEADALAKMAASLSEVNTREVLHVTQLILSTDE, encoded by the exons ATGAACAGGGTATTTGAGAAGCAGCTGGGGAGAAACATTGAAgtttatgtggatgatataCTTGGTAAGTCGTGGGAGGTTTCTTGTTTTATTGTTGATCTGGAAGAAACATTTGCCACTCTCAGACGTTATGATATTAAAATCAATCCAGCCAAGTGCATCTTTGGGAAAAAGAGTG TGCTTATAAGGGAAGAAGGGTCTGATCAGAAGCATGTTTATTATTGCAGCCATTCTCTCAGAGGACCTGAAATCCAGTACAGTGAAGTGGAAAAAATAGCCTTAGCCTTG ATTATTTTGCTTACTAATAGTCCTCTCGGCAGGATTATGACTCATTCAGAAGTTTCTGGAAGAATGATCAAATGGACACTTGAGCTGGGAGAATATGACATTCAGTATAGACCCCGGACATCTATCAAAGCACAGGCCCTTTCAGatttcttatctgagatgattCAGCCAGATGAGGATGAG TATGAGGATGTTCTCGTTGGTATACGAGCTGCCTGGGAAATTGGAGCTTCCCGAATAATTTTATATTCCGATTCACAATTAGTTACCCAACAGATAAAGTGTGTTTATGAGGCTAAGGATGATAGAATGTTTAAATATCTAAAGCTCATTAGCCAGGCAGAATCTTTTGTGGGTTGGAGTATTGAGCAAATCCCCCGGGGTGAGAATGGAGAAGCAGATGCTTTGGCCAAAATGGCCGCCTCCTTATCTGAAGTCAATACCCGAGAAGTATTGCATGTTACCCAGCTAATTCTTTCCACAGATGAGTAG